A DNA window from Mytilus edulis chromosome 14, xbMytEdul2.2, whole genome shotgun sequence contains the following coding sequences:
- the LOC139504213 gene encoding uncharacterized protein: MSLNGAKYCSNCGERLCSDCAEIHTLVKAFKSHHLIDLLSVDSNVPISDTEICNVHLGMLLDCYCPDHEIVCCRTCISNEHKVCQNLLPLELASNDVKNSALFTDCIKIRKHLVASLNDLTDNRRLYLQSLEKSKTAISKQIGAVKSKLLKQIDDWERKLNDRVSSHHRKQEMKINKQMEEISQVLDTLKANEKEIDYLKRHGSNDQLFISLRRQVTNSQIAEVNIQQMVLSSEEITLTFPENEDFKIDFFGSLLEASTSCHFQFKPWKFQQAQVITEPTKRIVGFQKDTELKLGSPNYRKYNFSDLSVTEDDKLLVTNDSSLDPLLFVFCDFTYETEIRFSSVPRCVAVIPGTDKAVVTLPEIDRIQFINTSKMTSGDKVNVRFRCIVIAAGSDNIYVGGNGGIIKILNTDGIVLTTLESVNLKSDIHSLLYDNLNEQIIARIEDKLLCLKLDGTEVYSRLASGIAGVTLDRHRNIYFGDFYASTVQRMSLNGQNCEEMLNKSDEISFPSGMCFNNDCTKLCVINNVSTVVCVYKTNV; this comes from the coding sequence ATGTCATTGAATGGAGCAAAGTATTGCTCCAACTGTGGAGAAAGACTTTGTTCAGACTGCGCTGAAATACATACACTGGTTAAAGCGTTTAAATCTCACCATCTTATCGATCTGTTGTCAGTCGATTCCAATGTTCCAATATCTGACACAGAAATCTGCAACGTCCATTTGGGAATGCTCTTGGATTGCTACTGCCCAGATCATGAAATTGTGTGCTGTAGAACTTGTATTTCGAATGAACATAAGGTTTGTCAAAACTTACTTCCATTAGAACTTGCCTCAAACGATGTCAAAAATTCTGCACTATTTACCGattgcattaaaataagaaagcatCTAGTTGCATCTTTGAATGATTTAACCGATAACAGACGGTTATACTTGCAATCACTAGAGAAATCTAAGACAGCGATTAGTAAGCAAATCGGAGCAGTGAAATcgaaattattaaaacaaattgacGATTGGGAACGGAAACTTAATGACAGAGTGTCATCGCACCACCGCAAACAAGAAATGAAAATCAACAAACAAATGGAAGAAATATCCCAAGTCTTGGACACCTTAAAagcaaatgaaaaagaaatagatTACTTGAAGCGGCATGGATCGAATGATCAGCTGTTTATATCCTTGCGTCGTCAAGTTACAAATTCCCAAATCGCAGAAGTAAATATTCAGCAGATGGTATTGAGTTCAGAAGAAATCACTTTAACCTTTCCTGAAAACGAAGATTTCAAGATTGATTTCTTTGGCTCATTGTTAGAGGCTTCTACATCGTGTCATTTTCAATTTAAACCATGGAAGTTTCAGCAGGCCCAGGTTATAACTGAACCAACAAAGCGTATTGTTGGGTTTCAAAAGGACACGGAATTAAAACTAGGAAGTCCGAATTACAGGAAATATAATTTTTCGGATTTATCAGTGACTGAAGATGATAAGTTGCTTGTGACCAATGATTCGTCTTTAGATCCATTACTCTTTGTCTTCTGCGACTTCACATATGAAACAGAGATACGGTTTTCCTCTGTACCGAGATGTGTTGCTGTTATACCTGGTACTGACAAAGCCGTTGTTACATTACCTGAAATTGACcgtatacaatttataaacacCTCAAAGATGACATCGGGCGACAAAGTTAACGTTAGATTTAGATGTATTGTCATCGCGGCTGGGAGTGACAACATTTACGTTGGCGGAAATGGGggtattattaaaatattaaacacaGATGGGATAGTTCTTACAACACTTGAATCCGTAAATCTTAAATCAGATATTCATTCTTTGCTATACGATAACTTAAATGAGCAAATTATTGCTAGAATTGAGGACAAACTCCTGTGTCTGAAATTAGACGGAACAGAAGTATACAGTAGGCTCGCTTCCGGTATAGCAGGAGTAACACTTGATCGACATAGAAACATTTATTTCGGGGATTTCTATGCAAGTACCGTACAGAGAATGTCATTAAATGGACAAAATTGCGAGGAAATGCTAAACAAAAGCGATGAGATTAGCTTTCCCTCTGGAATGTGCTTTAACAATGACTGCACAAAGCTGTGTGTTATTAATAATGTCTCCACGGTTGTTTGTgtatacaaaacaaatgtttaa